A genomic region of Aeropyrum pernix K1 contains the following coding sequences:
- the meaB gene encoding methylmalonyl Co-A mutase-associated GTPase MeaB, producing MARLEKLLEMAYSGNLRALGRLLTLVENPGSEAVELLERLSSRAGRAQVIGFTGIPGAGKSTLVSRVITGLRRRGYRVAVVAIDPTSPFSGGSIMGDRLRMQEHAADPGVFIRSIPTRGIKGGLSMAALAMIEVFDAMGYDKIIIETVGVGQSEVDIINAAHTIIVVTMPGAGDDVQALKAGVMEIGDIYVVNKSDKPEANKTAAYLQFALEKEDIGRRESGWRPKLVKTSAVLGQGIDPLVDAIEEHWRFARNTGLHTEKVKARRLLLAKMLAESLLSSKVSAAMEVHRTLLEEAAASGKGLFRAAEVVAREAASMLLDKE from the coding sequence TTGGCCAGGCTTGAGAAGCTGCTCGAGATGGCCTATTCCGGCAACCTCAGGGCCCTCGGCAGGCTTCTGACCCTAGTGGAGAATCCTGGAAGCGAGGCTGTCGAGCTGCTCGAACGCCTATCAAGCAGGGCGGGGAGGGCCCAGGTTATAGGGTTTACAGGCATACCCGGGGCGGGCAAGAGCACCCTCGTCTCCAGGGTTATCACAGGCCTTAGGAGGAGGGGCTATAGGGTAGCTGTGGTTGCTATAGACCCCACCAGCCCCTTCAGCGGCGGCAGCATAATGGGGGACAGGCTTAGGATGCAGGAGCATGCTGCCGACCCGGGTGTCTTCATCCGAAGCATACCCACCCGGGGGATAAAGGGTGGCCTGAGCATGGCAGCCCTGGCGATGATAGAGGTTTTCGACGCCATGGGGTACGATAAGATTATAATAGAGACTGTAGGTGTCGGTCAGAGCGAGGTGGACATCATAAACGCAGCCCACACAATAATAGTGGTCACCATGCCCGGCGCCGGGGACGATGTCCAGGCCCTTAAGGCGGGGGTGATGGAGATAGGCGACATATATGTGGTCAACAAGAGCGACAAGCCGGAGGCCAACAAGACAGCAGCATACCTACAATTCGCCCTGGAGAAGGAGGATATAGGTAGGAGGGAGTCGGGCTGGCGGCCGAAGCTCGTCAAGACCAGCGCTGTGCTGGGACAGGGTATCGACCCCCTCGTGGACGCTATTGAGGAACACTGGAGATTCGCCCGAAACACAGGCCTCCACACAGAGAAAGTCAAGGCTAGAAGGCTGCTTCTCGCCAAGATGCTGGCAGAGAGCCTGCTCAGCTCGAAGGTGTCAGCAGCCATGGAGGTTCATAGAACACTGTTGGAGGAGGCTGCAGCCTCGGGTAAAGGACTCTTCAGGGCAGCCGAAGTTGTAGCGAGGGAGGCAGCATCAATGCTGCTTGATAAGGAATAA
- a CDS encoding cobalamin B12-binding domain-containing protein, with protein MSSLQSTRERVLGTPRRRYKVLVAKMGLDGHDRGAKVVARALRDAGFEVVYTGLRQTPEQVAMAAVQEDVDVIGVSILNGAHLHLMKRLMAKLRELGADDIPVVLGGTIPIPDLEPLRSLGIREIFLPGTSLGEIIEKVRKLAEEKRMREEAEASEQVGQA; from the coding sequence ATGTCGAGCCTCCAGAGTACTAGAGAGCGGGTCCTCGGGACACCGAGGCGAAGGTACAAAGTTTTGGTTGCTAAGATGGGCTTAGACGGTCATGATAGAGGGGCGAAGGTGGTTGCTAGGGCTCTAAGGGATGCAGGCTTCGAGGTAGTATACACTGGCCTCAGGCAGACTCCCGAGCAGGTGGCCATGGCTGCCGTGCAGGAGGACGTGGATGTTATAGGGGTTAGCATACTAAACGGGGCCCACCTACACTTGATGAAGAGGCTTATGGCCAAGCTCAGGGAGCTTGGGGCAGACGACATACCGGTGGTTCTAGGGGGTACGATACCCATACCAGACCTGGAGCCTCTGCGCAGCCTCGGCATAAGAGAGATATTCCTCCCTGGCACCAGCCTCGGGGAGATTATAGAGAAAGTGAGAAAGCTTGCGGAGGAGAAGAGGATGAGGGAGGAGGCGGAGGCGTCGGAGCAGGTTGGCCAGGCTTGA
- a CDS encoding methylmalonyl-CoA mutase family protein, with product MPFFDPEYVKRLEASLKKWESETLPQWLERMPERMESFTTLSDIPVRRLYTPLDLKDWDYLEKLGFPGEYPFTRGIHATMYRAKLWTMRMFSGYGGPEETNKRLKFLIEHGETGLSLAFDEPTLVGIDPDDPLAEGHVGIEGVNVASLKDMEIIFDGIDMGRVTTNMTINPPAPVLLSYYVAVAEKQGVPYHKIGGTTQNDPLKEFIAQKTYVFPPEAAVKIAIDVIEWSVKNLPKWNPISISGYHIREAGATAVQELAFTLADGIEYVRQLLARGLDVDTFAPRLSFFFDSHINFFEEIAKFRAARRMWAKIMKEWFGAKKKRSMWLRFHTQTAGVSLVVQEPYNNIVRTAIEALAAVLGGTQSLHTNSFDEPFRVPSEFAAKIALRTQQIIAYETGVADTIDPLGGSYYVEWLTDEIEERAWKYIDKIEAMGGMLEAVKRGYPQKEVTESAYKFQRDLEEGRKFIVGVNIFRSESIDEARNVPLLEFDQEEIEERQKRRVKEVRKMRNQERWRRALDNLRKAAERGENIMPYVLEAARAYATLGEIMGTLKEVYGVYVEPPEY from the coding sequence GTGCCCTTCTTCGACCCCGAGTACGTGAAGCGGCTTGAAGCCTCTTTAAAGAAGTGGGAGAGCGAGACCCTCCCACAATGGCTTGAGAGAATGCCTGAGAGGATGGAAAGCTTCACCACGCTCAGCGACATCCCGGTTAGACGGCTCTACACGCCCCTAGACCTCAAGGACTGGGACTATCTGGAGAAGCTAGGGTTCCCAGGGGAATATCCGTTTACCAGAGGAATACACGCCACTATGTACAGGGCAAAGCTATGGACTATGAGGATGTTCTCAGGTTACGGCGGGCCCGAGGAGACCAACAAGAGGCTGAAGTTCCTGATAGAGCACGGGGAGACAGGGCTGAGCCTGGCCTTCGACGAGCCTACGCTGGTCGGCATAGACCCCGACGACCCCCTCGCCGAGGGTCACGTAGGCATTGAGGGGGTGAACGTTGCGTCTCTAAAGGATATGGAGATAATATTCGACGGGATAGACATGGGTCGTGTGACCACGAACATGACGATAAACCCTCCTGCCCCTGTGCTCCTCAGCTACTACGTGGCGGTCGCCGAGAAGCAGGGCGTACCCTACCATAAGATAGGGGGTACAACGCAGAATGACCCCCTGAAGGAGTTCATAGCCCAGAAGACCTACGTTTTCCCCCCTGAGGCGGCCGTGAAGATAGCCATAGACGTCATAGAGTGGAGCGTTAAGAACTTGCCAAAATGGAACCCGATAAGCATAAGCGGCTACCACATAAGGGAGGCGGGAGCCACGGCTGTACAGGAGCTCGCGTTCACCCTAGCTGACGGGATAGAGTATGTTAGGCAGCTGCTAGCCAGGGGCCTAGATGTCGACACCTTCGCCCCCAGGCTCAGTTTCTTCTTCGACTCCCACATAAACTTCTTCGAGGAGATTGCAAAGTTCCGTGCGGCTAGGCGCATGTGGGCGAAAATAATGAAGGAATGGTTCGGGGCGAAGAAGAAGAGGAGCATGTGGCTAAGATTCCACACACAAACCGCAGGGGTGAGCCTTGTCGTTCAGGAGCCCTACAATAACATAGTTAGGACGGCGATAGAGGCTCTGGCAGCCGTGCTGGGAGGCACCCAGAGCCTCCACACCAACAGCTTCGACGAGCCGTTCAGGGTGCCCAGTGAGTTCGCCGCAAAGATAGCTCTTAGGACCCAGCAGATAATAGCCTACGAGACAGGCGTGGCCGACACTATAGACCCGCTGGGCGGCAGCTACTATGTAGAGTGGCTGACCGACGAGATAGAGGAAAGAGCCTGGAAGTACATAGACAAGATAGAGGCTATGGGAGGGATGCTAGAGGCAGTAAAGAGGGGTTACCCGCAGAAGGAGGTGACTGAGTCGGCCTACAAGTTCCAGAGGGATTTGGAGGAGGGTAGGAAGTTCATAGTAGGCGTCAATATATTCAGGAGCGAGTCTATCGACGAGGCGAGGAACGTTCCCCTCCTCGAGTTCGACCAGGAGGAGATTGAGGAGAGGCAGAAGAGGAGGGTCAAGGAGGTTAGAAAGATGAGGAACCAGGAGAGGTGGAGAAGGGCGCTTGACAACCTGAGGAAGGCTGCCGAGAGGGGCGAGAATATAATGCCCTACGTCCTAGAGGCGGCGCGGGCCTATGCTACGCTAGGGGAGATTATGGGCACGCTGAAGGAGGTGTACGGTGTATATGTCGAGCCTCCAGAGTACTAG
- a CDS encoding ABC transporter substrate-binding protein: protein MSGSVRLYSEVLNREVEVPETPRRIVSLSPAITETLYMLGLEDRIAGVSVYDHKPPKAREKPKVGSYYKVNMKLLEQLNPDLILVTTGAQRRILEDLSRRYPVYPIPLPVSVSGIIDQAVQVGIVTGALEEASRLETELLDKASKLRGAGRGLRIYYEVYLGGPVTAGAHTYISDAFRIAGVETPFMSERTTWIYQPPPERINRFKPQFILYEYSAYAPTTAEKVRGELEARGVDVGSAELVLLEPDTLAHYGPSFIDTMLDLLKTLRDKAGLG, encoded by the coding sequence TTGAGCGGTAGCGTGAGACTCTATTCGGAGGTCCTCAATAGGGAGGTGGAGGTGCCGGAGACGCCCCGAAGGATTGTGAGCCTCAGCCCGGCTATCACCGAGACGCTCTACATGCTCGGACTCGAGGATAGGATTGCGGGCGTTAGCGTCTACGACCATAAGCCGCCCAAGGCCAGGGAGAAGCCGAAGGTCGGGAGCTACTATAAAGTCAACATGAAGCTTCTGGAACAGCTGAATCCAGACCTCATACTCGTGACAACAGGCGCACAGAGAAGGATACTTGAGGACCTCAGCCGACGCTACCCAGTCTACCCCATACCCCTTCCGGTGAGCGTTTCGGGGATTATAGACCAGGCTGTCCAGGTTGGCATAGTCACCGGAGCGTTAGAGGAGGCTTCAAGGCTGGAGACCGAGCTCCTCGACAAGGCCTCTAAACTAAGAGGTGCTGGCAGGGGTTTGAGGATATACTATGAGGTTTATCTCGGCGGTCCCGTCACAGCCGGGGCCCACACCTACATATCAGACGCGTTCAGGATAGCCGGGGTAGAAACCCCCTTCATGAGTGAGAGGACCACCTGGATCTACCAGCCGCCTCCAGAGAGGATTAACAGGTTCAAACCCCAATTCATACTCTACGAGTACAGCGCCTACGCCCCAACGACGGCAGAGAAGGTGAGGGGGGAGCTGGAGGCGAGAGGCGTGGATGTTGGTAGCGCAGAGCTGGTCCTCCTAGAGCCCGATACCCTCGCTCACTACGGCCCCAGCTTTATAGACACCATGCTAGACCTCCTGAAGACCCTGAGGGATAAGGCTGGTCTAGGTTAG
- a CDS encoding DUF309 domain-containing protein, with protein MAGEAGSFRRTLLFLSNPGLKPWRDAQRLKQAIKERVPCVRSVNVRISRSHIEVDAIHNCLSIEGELDRVLDGVEVIYYVLDKKASGPVSVEGLMGEARYWEAHEALEDIYYRSGRDERVRALLIAAAAAAKAQEGLIDGARRLLGRISRSVVAEGLLDLDCLYRTVESVWREGSGDILACFERSKLCGVKYLAEVLSCGGEAAKEASRD; from the coding sequence TTGGCGGGTGAGGCCGGGTCTTTTAGGCGTACTCTGCTATTCCTCTCAAACCCGGGGCTGAAGCCGTGGAGGGATGCTCAGAGGCTTAAACAAGCTATAAAGGAGAGAGTGCCGTGCGTGAGGAGCGTCAACGTGAGGATATCCAGAAGCCATATCGAGGTGGACGCCATTCATAACTGCCTCAGCATTGAGGGCGAGCTAGATAGGGTTCTGGACGGCGTCGAGGTGATATACTATGTCTTGGACAAGAAGGCGTCCGGCCCTGTGAGTGTTGAGGGTCTAATGGGGGAGGCGAGGTATTGGGAGGCGCACGAGGCGCTTGAGGACATCTACTACAGGAGTGGGAGGGATGAGCGTGTGAGAGCCCTCCTCATCGCGGCTGCTGCCGCGGCGAAGGCGCAAGAGGGTCTTATTGATGGTGCTAGGAGGCTCTTGGGGAGGATTAGCAGGAGCGTGGTGGCGGAGGGGCTCCTCGACCTAGACTGTCTATATAGGACTGTTGAGTCTGTTTGGCGGGAGGGATCTGGCGACATACTCGCTTGCTTCGAAAGGTCAAAACTGTGTGGTGTTAAATACTTAGCCGAGGTGCTGTCGTGCGGTGGTGAAGCCGCTAAGGAGGCCTCCCGCGATTAA
- a CDS encoding ZIP family metal transporter — protein MSPVLEVIAGLISGIAGGNPIKAAFLLSLYAFAMTSLGGFLVLAARTHGGRLDVLLDVGMGFSSGIMIVASFTSLLLPALEISGPGIVIISFIVGAIAVYIINEILPHEHLIKGYEGPPSFRRKVKAAWLVATAIIIHNLPEGMSIGAAASYAISEGLAVALAIGTQDFPEGLAVSLPVFAASGSLYLALLVAMLSGFSEVVAATIVAALIGYSPGLLASALAFAAGAMVFVVSYEALPESHRSGNEKLATVGFFAGFIIMLYLDTALG, from the coding sequence GTGTCTCCAGTCCTAGAGGTTATAGCAGGCCTGATAAGCGGCATCGCAGGGGGAAACCCTATTAAAGCCGCGTTTCTGTTATCCCTGTACGCGTTTGCCATGACAAGCCTTGGCGGATTTCTAGTGCTAGCGGCGAGGACTCATGGCGGGAGGCTTGACGTGCTCCTAGACGTTGGGATGGGGTTTAGCAGCGGGATAATGATAGTTGCGAGCTTTACAAGCCTTCTGCTACCTGCTCTCGAAATCTCTGGACCCGGGATCGTAATAATATCGTTCATAGTAGGCGCCATAGCAGTGTATATAATAAACGAGATTCTACCTCATGAGCACCTGATCAAGGGGTACGAGGGGCCGCCCTCGTTTAGGAGAAAAGTCAAAGCTGCATGGCTGGTGGCGACGGCCATAATAATACACAATCTGCCTGAGGGGATGTCTATAGGTGCGGCAGCCTCCTACGCCATATCCGAAGGCCTGGCTGTAGCCCTTGCGATAGGCACGCAGGACTTTCCTGAGGGTCTTGCAGTTTCCCTTCCAGTTTTCGCAGCCTCCGGAAGCCTATACCTGGCTCTTCTGGTGGCTATGCTCAGTGGTTTCAGCGAAGTGGTGGCTGCAACAATTGTAGCAGCATTAATAGGATATAGCCCGGGGCTGCTTGCCTCGGCCCTCGCCTTTGCAGCGGGCGCCATGGTGTTTGTTGTAAGCTATGAAGCGTTGCCCGAGTCGCATAGGAGCGGCAATGAGAAGCTGGCTACCGTAGGCTTCTTTGCCGGCTTTATAATAATGTTGTATCTAGATACTGCTCTAGGCTAG
- the ppa gene encoding inorganic diphosphatase, translating to MTGCLKIGPGDEAPDVVNVVIEIPMNSSVKYEFDKEACIVKVDRFLYTSMVYPFNYGFIPGTLEEDGDPVDVLVISREPVAPGSLIEAVPVAVLDMEDEEGPDSKVVAVPKAKLDPLFASYKDVGDIPDALKSKIKHFFEHYKELEPGKWVRVTGWRPAADAKEIIRRAIERYKGA from the coding sequence ATGACAGGCTGTCTGAAAATTGGTCCTGGAGATGAGGCTCCAGATGTTGTGAATGTCGTTATAGAGATACCTATGAACAGTTCTGTTAAGTACGAGTTCGACAAGGAGGCGTGTATTGTTAAGGTTGATAGGTTCCTTTACACCAGCATGGTCTACCCCTTCAACTACGGGTTCATACCAGGCACTCTAGAGGAGGACGGAGATCCTGTTGACGTTCTAGTTATTAGCCGGGAGCCCGTTGCTCCCGGCTCGCTTATAGAGGCTGTGCCCGTGGCCGTGTTAGACATGGAGGACGAGGAGGGTCCGGACAGCAAGGTTGTTGCCGTACCCAAGGCCAAGCTGGACCCCCTATTCGCCAGCTATAAGGACGTTGGCGACATACCTGATGCCCTGAAATCCAAGATAAAGCACTTCTTCGAGCACTATAAGGAGCTGGAGCCTGGAAAGTGGGTTAGAGTGACTGGATGGAGGCCTGCTGCCGATGCGAAGGAGATTATAAGGAGGGCTATAGAGAGGTATAAGGGGGCGTGA
- a CDS encoding COX15/CtaA family protein, with protein sequence MPLAPARVHVYAYAGVALLFLAVTIGAFTRAYGAGMGCGPDWPTCNGEIVPFTSDTATLLEYFHRVAAGLGFVLVSYAAYLALKTPGDVSVRLWAMATVVVLVAQIILGAVVVWYHLNPPLSALHTTLAIVTVALATGMAVKLSQSSARS encoded by the coding sequence TTGCCCCTAGCTCCCGCTAGAGTGCATGTTTATGCCTATGCAGGGGTAGCCCTGCTATTCCTCGCCGTTACAATAGGAGCCTTCACCAGGGCCTATGGAGCTGGCATGGGCTGCGGGCCCGACTGGCCTACCTGCAACGGAGAGATAGTACCTTTTACCAGCGATACAGCAACCCTGCTGGAATACTTCCATAGGGTGGCGGCAGGCCTGGGCTTCGTTTTGGTATCCTACGCAGCCTACCTTGCTTTGAAGACGCCTGGGGACGTGAGCGTGAGGCTGTGGGCTATGGCAACAGTGGTTGTCCTAGTGGCCCAGATAATACTGGGGGCGGTGGTAGTCTGGTATCACCTCAACCCGCCACTATCCGCCCTACACACAACCCTAGCCATAGTAACCGTGGCCCTAGCAACAGGGATGGCGGTTAAGCTAAGCCAATCTAGCGCCCGAAGCTAG
- the gcvT gene encoding glycine cleavage system aminomethyltransferase GcvT — MPVRRHILEDLHRSLGATFGEFAGWSVPMSYEGTLKEHMAVRREAGIFDISHMGRMIVSGEGATELLERIYTKRVSKTKVGFMSGPTLALNEYARVKDDEMPYRLGEEEWLIVPNAAVADAMLEYFSSIASSMGLNVSIRDLRERYALLALQGPGAARVMEEMGGGDLLDLKPLQFRENAGIAGVTAYIVSRSGWTGEDGFEIIAEVEAAKRIFKAAVEAGAKPAGIAARDTLRIEAGFVLGGHEYGEDPLRWPCAVSLRYGLGAIDWGKKGFVGEAALRACRREGVRWIRVGLVMKKKYARMIPRSGYRLYVDDVDVGWVTSGTFSPVIGRGVAQAYIDSRYAYIGDTIEVDVRGKRGEARLQEFPLVPLGSRG; from the coding sequence TTGCCTGTTAGAAGGCATATACTTGAGGACCTCCACAGGTCTCTGGGAGCTACATTCGGCGAGTTCGCGGGATGGAGTGTGCCCATGTCGTACGAGGGGACGTTGAAGGAGCATATGGCCGTGAGGCGCGAGGCCGGCATTTTCGACATTAGCCATATGGGTAGGATGATAGTGAGTGGGGAAGGGGCTACGGAGCTTCTGGAGAGGATCTACACTAAGAGGGTTTCCAAGACTAAAGTGGGGTTCATGAGCGGTCCTACGCTTGCGCTGAACGAGTATGCTAGGGTTAAGGACGACGAGATGCCCTACAGGCTTGGTGAGGAGGAGTGGCTCATAGTTCCTAACGCTGCTGTCGCCGATGCTATGCTTGAGTATTTCAGCAGCATTGCCTCCAGTATGGGGCTGAACGTCTCTATAAGGGACTTGAGAGAGAGATACGCCTTGCTAGCTCTCCAGGGTCCCGGCGCGGCGAGGGTTATGGAGGAGATGGGCGGAGGCGATCTCCTCGACCTCAAGCCTCTACAGTTTAGGGAGAATGCAGGGATAGCTGGTGTTACTGCATATATTGTCAGCAGGAGCGGCTGGACTGGGGAGGACGGTTTCGAGATAATTGCTGAGGTTGAGGCGGCTAAGAGGATATTCAAGGCGGCTGTGGAGGCAGGGGCTAAGCCCGCGGGCATAGCCGCCAGGGATACCCTTAGGATTGAGGCAGGCTTCGTACTCGGAGGACATGAGTATGGTGAGGACCCCTTGAGGTGGCCTTGCGCAGTCAGCCTCCGCTACGGTCTGGGGGCTATAGACTGGGGTAAGAAGGGTTTTGTTGGGGAGGCTGCTCTGAGGGCGTGCAGGCGAGAGGGTGTTAGGTGGATTAGAGTAGGCCTTGTTATGAAGAAGAAGTATGCTAGAATGATACCTAGAAGCGGTTACAGGCTTTACGTAGACGATGTTGACGTTGGGTGGGTGACTAGCGGCACCTTCAGCCCTGTAATAGGAAGGGGTGTTGCACAGGCATACATAGACTCTAGATACGCCTACATAGGCGACACTATAGAAGTTGACGTTAGAGGCAAGAGGGGGGAGGCTAGGCTTCAGGAGTTCCCGCTAGTACCCCTAGGATCAAGAGGCTAA
- a CDS encoding DUF2299 domain-containing protein codes for MDEPLDLKNKILAWLADEFNVSVKSLPKNAPLDWAIKAETQAPVKVALVIQKPRGRDVVAVTIGIALSQKHREALSKLGPGAREEFAVSLVRDLIALCPHCRVIAQPNPRDLQTILISRELYSDSLTRQSLIDASVTLVNMFLVTVLKLNQLSQTVRAPRGVDEGYM; via the coding sequence GTGGATGAGCCTTTAGACTTGAAGAACAAGATCCTGGCGTGGCTGGCTGACGAGTTCAACGTGAGTGTGAAGAGCCTCCCAAAAAACGCCCCTCTCGACTGGGCCATCAAGGCCGAGACACAGGCGCCAGTTAAGGTGGCTCTGGTTATACAGAAGCCGCGTGGGAGGGATGTGGTGGCTGTCACCATAGGTATAGCTCTCTCGCAGAAGCATAGGGAGGCGCTTTCGAAGCTAGGGCCCGGTGCTAGGGAGGAGTTCGCCGTATCGCTGGTGAGAGACTTGATAGCTCTGTGCCCCCACTGTAGGGTTATAGCGCAGCCGAACCCCAGGGATCTACAGACCATACTGATATCTAGAGAGCTATACTCGGACAGCCTAACTAGACAGTCTCTTATTGATGCCTCTGTGACCCTGGTCAACATGTTCCTCGTCACCGTTTTAAAGCTGAACCAGCTATCCCAGACTGTCAGGGCACCCAGGGGCGTCGATGAGGGCTATATGTAG
- the sufC gene encoding Fe-S cluster assembly ATPase SufC, whose translation MGLEVKGLTAKIGEKVVLNKVDFDLKYGEVHAVMGPNGSGKSSLGYVIMGREIYEVVEGDILLDGESIKELPPEERALKGIFMAQQDPPQIPGVRLSSLIIAFVNKRLGAQDLSKPADPKIVKRMYEYATKLGLDREILNREVNVGFSGGEKKRSELLQAMIFDPKIVILDEPDSGLDIDGLKIVAEFIKQLRDSGRGVMLITHYARLLNFVEPDRVTVLYRGSVLARGGAELARQVEEKGYAQLYRMLAKSR comes from the coding sequence ATGGGTCTCGAGGTTAAAGGCCTGACGGCCAAGATCGGGGAGAAAGTTGTGTTGAACAAGGTCGACTTCGACCTCAAATATGGGGAAGTGCACGCGGTAATGGGCCCCAACGGCAGCGGCAAGTCGAGCCTCGGCTACGTTATAATGGGTAGGGAGATATATGAGGTTGTAGAGGGAGACATCCTCCTCGACGGCGAGAGTATAAAGGAGCTTCCTCCCGAGGAGCGGGCGCTCAAAGGCATCTTCATGGCGCAGCAGGACCCGCCTCAGATACCGGGTGTAAGGCTGAGTAGCCTCATAATAGCGTTCGTTAACAAACGCCTAGGCGCCCAGGACCTCAGCAAGCCCGCGGACCCCAAAATCGTCAAGAGGATGTACGAGTACGCCACAAAACTTGGCCTGGACAGGGAGATCCTGAACCGGGAGGTGAACGTGGGCTTCAGCGGTGGAGAGAAGAAGAGGAGCGAGCTACTTCAGGCTATGATATTCGACCCGAAAATCGTGATACTCGACGAGCCCGACTCCGGTCTTGACATTGACGGTCTAAAGATAGTTGCGGAGTTTATAAAGCAGCTTAGAGACTCGGGGAGGGGTGTAATGCTAATCACACACTACGCCCGCCTCCTAAACTTTGTCGAGCCCGACAGGGTTACAGTGCTCTACAGAGGCTCTGTGCTGGCGAGGGGCGGAGCGGAGCTGGCTAGACAGGTTGAGGAGAAAGGGTACGCACAGCTCTACAGAATGCTGGCTAAGAGCAGGTAG
- the sufB gene encoding Fe-S cluster assembly protein SufB: protein MGEMVELKKELLRDVDLAERLLGRERPVKSEIEIRGKITRSTIEEISRIKKEPEWMKRLRLRSLELFYKLPTPKWLVGIDVIDLDEMIVYSKPETERASSWEELPKEIREFYERLGLPEIEARFLSGLSAVFDSETVYARVKKYLEEKGVIVMPIEEAVQKYPDLVKRYFMRVFPPSDHKFAALHGALWSGGTFIYVPRGVKIREPIESFFLIGKSGEGQFEHSLIVADEGAYVEWIEGCSAPRLTKFSFHDGMVEAYAHRNATIKIITVQNWSKDVINLNNKRAIAEEGARVDWVEGSIGSKMTFVYPSTILKGDNSSSRSAVVTIAKGPYLKDSGSKMIHVGRNTRSQVINKTISADGGINVYRGIIRIVKGARNAVANVECESLILDDKSKAHTYPHNQVDEPTASVNHEATTGRLTEPQLFYLTSRGLTEEEAKSLIVLGFLEDVLKELPFEYANVLTKVVRLEFSEYGAFG, encoded by the coding sequence ATGGGTGAGATGGTAGAGCTTAAGAAAGAGCTCTTGAGGGATGTGGATCTCGCAGAGCGTCTCCTGGGGAGGGAGAGGCCTGTTAAGAGTGAGATCGAGATCAGGGGTAAGATCACTAGGAGCACTATAGAAGAGATAAGCAGGATTAAAAAGGAGCCGGAGTGGATGAAGAGGCTGAGGCTAAGGAGCCTAGAGCTCTTCTATAAGCTGCCCACGCCGAAGTGGCTGGTAGGCATAGATGTTATAGATCTTGACGAGATGATAGTTTACTCGAAGCCCGAGACTGAAAGGGCTTCGAGCTGGGAGGAGCTTCCGAAGGAGATTAGAGAGTTCTATGAGAGGCTAGGCCTGCCCGAGATAGAGGCCAGGTTCCTGAGCGGCCTGAGTGCGGTTTTCGACAGCGAGACGGTATATGCCAGGGTGAAGAAGTATCTCGAGGAGAAGGGCGTCATAGTAATGCCCATCGAGGAGGCTGTCCAGAAGTATCCTGACCTGGTTAAAAGGTATTTCATGAGAGTCTTCCCGCCGAGCGACCACAAGTTCGCGGCACTCCACGGCGCACTGTGGAGCGGGGGCACCTTCATATATGTGCCGCGCGGCGTTAAGATCAGGGAGCCCATAGAGAGCTTCTTCCTTATAGGCAAGAGTGGAGAGGGCCAGTTCGAGCACAGCCTCATAGTGGCTGATGAGGGGGCCTATGTTGAGTGGATCGAGGGGTGCAGCGCCCCGAGGCTGACAAAGTTTAGCTTCCACGACGGCATGGTGGAGGCTTACGCCCACAGGAACGCCACTATAAAGATCATAACTGTTCAGAACTGGAGCAAGGACGTGATAAACCTGAACAACAAGAGGGCTATAGCAGAGGAGGGCGCCAGGGTAGACTGGGTTGAGGGCAGCATCGGGAGCAAGATGACTTTCGTCTACCCAAGCACTATACTTAAGGGTGACAACAGCTCTAGTAGGAGCGCTGTGGTGACTATAGCCAAGGGCCCCTACCTAAAGGACAGTGGAAGCAAGATGATTCATGTCGGCAGGAATACGAGGAGCCAGGTGATAAATAAGACGATAAGCGCTGACGGCGGCATCAACGTCTACAGAGGCATAATAAGGATAGTCAAGGGGGCGAGGAACGCCGTAGCTAACGTGGAGTGTGAGTCACTGATACTCGACGACAAGAGCAAGGCCCACACCTACCCGCATAACCAGGTGGACGAGCCCACGGCCAGCGTTAACCATGAAGCAACAACAGGGAGGTTGACAGAGCCGCAGCTCTTCTATCTAACAAGCAGAGGTTTGACCGAGGAGGAGGCTAAGAGTCTGATAGTGCTCGGCTTCCTGGAGGACGTGCTTAAGGAGCTTCCGTTCGAGTACGCTAATGTGCTGACGAAGGTTGTAAGGCTCGAGTTCAGCGAGTATGGCGCATTCGGCTAG